From the Thermovirga lienii DSM 17291 genome, one window contains:
- a CDS encoding hypothetical protein (KEGG: dhd:Dhaf_3079 hypothetical protein~SPTR: Putative uncharacterized protein), which produces MTKNKRLLVTVMGSILLLSAFFLVFSHYREKIMQKDETILILTEKCKKFEQIIGNLELKLPDQPDWARYERLGLADPETNLKKDLMKRKDLIPWKGVMGGNMAIYNEDLIWFMAPNWCLAYFEDGHIGGYMLLEFKVQNGKISWNLIDAKLTD; this is translated from the coding sequence TTTAGTAACCGTTATGGGGTCGATACTTCTTTTATCCGCCTTTTTTCTAGTCTTTTCCCATTACCGCGAAAAGATAATGCAAAAAGACGAAACTATACTAATCTTAACGGAAAAGTGCAAAAAATTTGAACAGATCATAGGAAACTTAGAATTAAAACTTCCGGACCAACCAGATTGGGCTAGATATGAAAGGTTAGGCCTTGCAGATCCAGAGACTAATTTGAAAAAGGACCTCATGAAAAGAAAAGACTTAATACCCTGGAAAGGCGTCATGGGGGGTAACATGGCCATATACAACGAAGATCTAATTTGGTTCATGGCCCCAAATTGGTGCCTTGCATACTTTGAAGATGGCCATATAGGAGGATATATGCTTTTGGAATTTAAAGTTCAGAATGGAAAAATTTCTTGGAATTTGATTGACGCTAAATTGACTGATTGA
- a CDS encoding putative PAS/PAC sensor protein (PFAM: HD domain; PAS fold~TIGRFAM: PAS domain S-box~COGs: COG2206 HD-GYP domain~InterProIPR000014: IPR000700: IPR013656: IPR006674: IPR 003607~KEGG: slt:Slit_1330 putative PAS/PAC sensor protein~PFAM: metal-dependent phosphohydrolase HD sub domain; PAS fold-4 domain protein~SMART: metal-dependent phosphohydrolase HD region; PAS domain containing protein~SPTR: Sensory box protein;~TIGRFAM: PAS sensor protein), producing MHLDDEDQKSFAFEEKDGGLSHLDLAKELKKKDLLLQYLFDNAPLGIMQTLPGGVIVRANRMAHEIFGYSYGEMNGKLVDDLVLPDDKRLSGEEYTRKLHSEKEVVVFEDVRRRKDGSLFYASFIGFPVLMDGEVVGVFAIYQDITKRKEAEQVLKEKVAYAETEMRTMKRYWEQTISLVSSVVEARDPYTAGHQQNVAVISREIGRKLGLSGEEIYPIYVAAMVHDIGKVEIPSEILAKPGKLTSLERELVKRHPEAGKRILSKLETPWPIAEIVYQHHERINGGGYPRGLKKNDILLAARIIAVADVVDAMETHRPYRPALGKDAVLEELYNGKGVLYDEDVVDAWMCLTGH from the coding sequence ATGCATCTGGACGATGAAGACCAGAAAAGTTTTGCATTTGAAGAAAAAGATGGTGGCTTAAGTCACTTGGATTTAGCGAAAGAGCTTAAGAAAAAGGACCTTTTGCTTCAGTATCTTTTCGATAACGCTCCGCTGGGTATTATGCAGACCCTTCCAGGAGGGGTAATCGTCAGGGCCAATAGAATGGCTCATGAGATCTTTGGCTATAGCTACGGAGAGATGAACGGTAAGCTTGTGGATGACTTGGTACTCCCAGACGACAAAAGACTTTCTGGTGAGGAATACACAAGAAAGCTGCATTCAGAAAAGGAAGTAGTGGTTTTTGAGGATGTGCGTCGAAGGAAGGATGGAAGTCTCTTTTACGCATCCTTTATAGGGTTTCCTGTTCTGATGGACGGCGAGGTAGTTGGAGTTTTCGCTATCTATCAGGATATAACCAAGCGCAAAGAGGCCGAACAGGTCTTAAAAGAAAAAGTTGCCTATGCAGAGACTGAAATGAGAACCATGAAGAGGTATTGGGAACAAACCATAAGCCTTGTCTCGTCGGTGGTTGAGGCCAGAGACCCATATACCGCAGGGCACCAACAAAATGTTGCTGTTATTTCCAGAGAGATAGGAAGGAAATTGGGTCTGTCAGGAGAAGAGATCTATCCAATATATGTGGCAGCCATGGTGCATGATATAGGAAAAGTAGAAATACCATCGGAGATTTTGGCAAAACCTGGCAAATTGACTTCTTTGGAGAGAGAACTAGTAAAAAGGCATCCAGAGGCAGGAAAAAGGATATTATCAAAGCTTGAGACCCCATGGCCCATAGCCGAAATCGTGTATCAGCACCATGAGAGGATTAATGGAGGTGGTTACCCAAGAGGACTGAAGAAGAACGATATCCTCCTTGCCGCCCGTATAATTGCTGTTGCCGATGTGGTGGATGCCATGGAAACTCACAGGCCATATAGGCCCGCGCTGGGAAAGGATGCTGTTTTAGAAGAGCTATACAATGGTAAGGGCGTCCTTTACGATGAGGATGTAGTAGATGCCTGGATGTGTTTGACAGGACATTAG